The following coding sequences lie in one Arachis ipaensis cultivar K30076 chromosome B05, Araip1.1, whole genome shotgun sequence genomic window:
- the LOC107642692 gene encoding uncharacterized protein LOC107642692 isoform X1, whose protein sequence is METDFEADWLQHEAVPETGEQGQLELKFMSLSGHHKSIKAWAEVNGRRVRVLIDCGASDNFATPEIIAELGLRINNTPKFQVRVADSTNKGGQGRCLGVTLQFKEVAIKEDFFIFPTDEAEFVLGLAWLDKLGDVLANFRKSRLRFQNGDSMVTLQGDPELCYGGMHLQSAVLSIQEGGEGFMVQLWPMTLQAATVSQVPQVIDSVLASHAKVFQTLPGLPPHRCHDHAIPLIEGASVPNIRPYRYPHHQKAVIELMVREMMASGIIRPSFSPYASPILLVKKKDGSWRFCVDYKALNGITVPDKFPIPIIDELLDELAGAAVFSKLDLKSEYHQIRIRDQDIHKTAFRTHEGHYEFLVMPFGLTNAPSSFQALMNDILKPLLRKFVLVFFDDILIYSQDMDSHALHLQQVFQILVENQLVLNEKKYTFAVSSVEYLGHIISAQGVSADPNKTTAMLEWPVPTDQRALRGFLGLIGYYRRFVQGYGVIAKPLTELTK, encoded by the coding sequence ATGGAGACAGACTTTGAAGCGGATTGGTTACAGCATGAGGCAGTTCCGGAAACAGGGGAACAGGGACAATTGGAGCTCAAATTCATGAGCTTGAGTGGACATCACAAGTCAATCAAAGCCTGGGCAGAGGTAAATGGCCGCCGTGTACGCGTTCTCATAGATTGTGGAGCTTCGGACAACTTCGCGACACCAGAGATTATCGCCGAGTTAGGCCTGAGAATTAACAACACCCCTAAGTTCCAGGTCAGGGTAGCGGACAGTACCAACAAAGGGGGACAGGGAAGGTGTTTGGGTGTCACGCTCCAATTCAAGGAAGTGGCAATCAAGGAAGACTTCTTCATCTTCCCAACTGACGAAGCAGAATTTGTCCTGGGACTGGCGTGGCTAGATAAGTTGGGAGACGTTCTCGCAAACTTCAGAAAATCACGCCTTCGATTTCAGAATGGGGACAGCATGGTTACATTGCAGGGGGACCCGGAGTTGTGCTATGGAGGTATGCACCTTCAATCTGCAGTTTTGTCCATTCAAGAAGGGGGAGAAGGATTTATGGTCCAGCTGTGGCCCATGACTTTGCAAGCGGCTACAGTATCGCAGGTGCCGCAGGTAATCGATTCGGTGTTAGCTTCTCATGCTAAGGTGTTTCAGACACTACCAGGGCTGCCACCACATCGTTGCCATGATCATGCCATTCCACTGATAGAAGGAGCTTCAGTTCCGAATATAAGACCTTATCGTTACCCGCACCATCAGAAAGCAGTAATTGAACTAATGGTACGAGAAATGATGGCCTCAGGGATAATTCGACCAAGCTTCAGCCCCTATGCGAGTCCGATATTGCTGGTGAAGAAAAAGGACGGCAGCTGGAGATTTTGTGTCGATTATAAGGCATTAAATGGTATTACGGTGCCGGATAAATTTCCTATTCCCATCATTGATGAGCTACTCGATGAATTGGCTGGAGCTGCAGTCTTCTCTAAGCTGGATTTAAAATCGGAGTACCACCAAATTCGGATAAGAGATCAAGACATCCACAAGACCGCCTTCCGCACTCATGAGGGCCATTATGAGTTTCTAGTCATGCCCTTCGGCTTGACCAACGCCCCTAGCTCCTTCCAAGCCTTGATGAATGACATTCTTAAGCCTCTATTGCGGAAATTTGTCTTAGTCTTTTTTGATGATATCCTCATCTACAGTCAGGATATGGATAGCCATGCCCTTCATCTCCAACAAGTTTTCCAGATTTTAGTGGAGAACCAACTGGTGTTGAATGAGAAGAAATACACGTTCGCAGTGAGCTCGGTGGAGTACTTGGGCCACATTATCTCGGCACAAGGGGTCTCGGCGGATCCTAACAAAACCACAGCGATGCTAGAGTGGCCAGTGCCTACGGACCAGCGAGCTTTACGGGGATTCTTGGGCCTTATCGGCTATTATAGGCGGTTTGTGCAAGGATATGGGGTAATCGCCAAGCCGTTAACAGAGTTGACAAAGTGA
- the LOC107642692 gene encoding uncharacterized protein LOC107642692 isoform X2: MQYHPLSLTNQMEGKFAEELYAESLELSKSELKSTSAHDQENKLHECDDDDFWGDSDDKLDKSSDLDREWQRRHDEFHTTGYREGLIAGKEASSQEGFNIGFKQSVLAGYSWGAVRGVTSAFAHLPDELKEKLVEKLEKRNELHGMHESVHSVSTADVLRFFHEDIKAKEALEQSKDVKVSPWQTSHVSHLRNYHQQLESLIHDTPTMDIHLPEPK, from the exons ATGCAATACCATCCTCTTTCACTCACCAATCAA ATGGAGGGTAAATTTGCTGAAGAACTTTATGCTGAAAGCTTAGAACTTTCAAAATCAGAACTAAAATCTACTAGTGCTCATGATCAAGAAAATAAGTTACATG aatgtgatgatgatgatttttggggTGATTCTGATGACAAGTTGGATAAATCATCAGATTTGGACAGAGAGTGGCAAAGGAGGCATGATGAATTCCACACG ACCGGGTATCGGGAAGGTCTTATAGCAGGAAAGGAAGCTTCATCTCAGGAGGGGTTCAATATTGGTTTTAAACAATCAGTCCTTGCTGGTTATAGCTGGGGTGCTGTAAGAGGTGTTACGAG TGCATTTGCGCATCTTCCAGATGAGTTAAAAGAGAAGCTAGTTGAAAAGCTAGAAAAACGTAATGAACTCCATGGGATGCATGAATCTGTGCATTCTGTGTCAACAGCAGATGTCCTTAGATTCTTTCATGAAGACATCAAAGCAAAAGAAGCTTTAGAACAGAGCAAAGATGTAAAGGTTAGCCCCTGGCAAACTTCACATGTTTCTCATTTGAGAAATTATCACCAACAACTTGAATCTCTGATTCATGATACACCTACCATGGACATTCATTTACCTGAGCCAAAATAG
- the LOC107642692 gene encoding uncharacterized protein LOC107642692 isoform X4 — MEGKFAEELYAESLELSKSELKSTSAHDQENKLHECDDDDFWGDSDDKLDKSSDLDREWQRRHDEFHTTGYREGLIAGKEASSQEGFNIGFKQSVLAGYSWGAVRGVTSAFAHLPDELKEKLVEKLEKRNELHGMHESVHSVSTADVLRFFHEDIKAKEALEQSKDVKVSPWQTSHVSHLRNYHQQLESLIHDTPTMDIHLPEPK, encoded by the exons ATGGAGGGTAAATTTGCTGAAGAACTTTATGCTGAAAGCTTAGAACTTTCAAAATCAGAACTAAAATCTACTAGTGCTCATGATCAAGAAAATAAGTTACATG aatgtgatgatgatgatttttggggTGATTCTGATGACAAGTTGGATAAATCATCAGATTTGGACAGAGAGTGGCAAAGGAGGCATGATGAATTCCACACG ACCGGGTATCGGGAAGGTCTTATAGCAGGAAAGGAAGCTTCATCTCAGGAGGGGTTCAATATTGGTTTTAAACAATCAGTCCTTGCTGGTTATAGCTGGGGTGCTGTAAGAGGTGTTACGAG TGCATTTGCGCATCTTCCAGATGAGTTAAAAGAGAAGCTAGTTGAAAAGCTAGAAAAACGTAATGAACTCCATGGGATGCATGAATCTGTGCATTCTGTGTCAACAGCAGATGTCCTTAGATTCTTTCATGAAGACATCAAAGCAAAAGAAGCTTTAGAACAGAGCAAAGATGTAAAGGTTAGCCCCTGGCAAACTTCACATGTTTCTCATTTGAGAAATTATCACCAACAACTTGAATCTCTGATTCATGATACACCTACCATGGACATTCATTTACCTGAGCCAAAATAG
- the LOC107642692 gene encoding uncharacterized protein LOC107642692 isoform X3 → MMEGKFAEELYAESLELSKSELKSTSAHDQENKLHECDDDDFWGDSDDKLDKSSDLDREWQRRHDEFHTTGYREGLIAGKEASSQEGFNIGFKQSVLAGYSWGAVRGVTSAFAHLPDELKEKLVEKLEKRNELHGMHESVHSVSTADVLRFFHEDIKAKEALEQSKDVKVSPWQTSHVSHLRNYHQQLESLIHDTPTMDIHLPEPK, encoded by the exons ATG ATGGAGGGTAAATTTGCTGAAGAACTTTATGCTGAAAGCTTAGAACTTTCAAAATCAGAACTAAAATCTACTAGTGCTCATGATCAAGAAAATAAGTTACATG aatgtgatgatgatgatttttggggTGATTCTGATGACAAGTTGGATAAATCATCAGATTTGGACAGAGAGTGGCAAAGGAGGCATGATGAATTCCACACG ACCGGGTATCGGGAAGGTCTTATAGCAGGAAAGGAAGCTTCATCTCAGGAGGGGTTCAATATTGGTTTTAAACAATCAGTCCTTGCTGGTTATAGCTGGGGTGCTGTAAGAGGTGTTACGAG TGCATTTGCGCATCTTCCAGATGAGTTAAAAGAGAAGCTAGTTGAAAAGCTAGAAAAACGTAATGAACTCCATGGGATGCATGAATCTGTGCATTCTGTGTCAACAGCAGATGTCCTTAGATTCTTTCATGAAGACATCAAAGCAAAAGAAGCTTTAGAACAGAGCAAAGATGTAAAGGTTAGCCCCTGGCAAACTTCACATGTTTCTCATTTGAGAAATTATCACCAACAACTTGAATCTCTGATTCATGATACACCTACCATGGACATTCATTTACCTGAGCCAAAATAG